CGCAATACCAATCTCGAACGACTGACCGGGTGCGATCGCCTTCAGGCGCTCTTCCATTTGCCGCGTCAGCAGGAACCGGAAATAGGAGCCGCGCACGCTTTGGCCGAGCGAAACGGCATGCGCCGAGGGCAGTTCGGGACCCTCGACATCGCGTTCACCGGCGATCAGACGATGCGCGCTCTCGATCATCATCGCCCCGGTGATCGACGTCTCCCAGTTGTCGGCGCGATATTCCAGGCAGAGATTTCCGCCCGCCCCATATTGGTGGTTCGACAGGCGACTCCCGTCTCTGGGAAGCACGATGGGTGGGGAATTGGGGTGGAATTCGGCATAGGTCATCGTCAACGGAACGCTGTCGCCGTCATGCTCGATCTCGAAATCGACCGCGAGCGCAGCGCCGTTCGAGAGATGCCAGCGCACGCCCTTGAGCCAGGCGACGCGCTCCGCGAGGTTAGCCACGCCCTGACGCTCGGTTCGTGCGCGAGTCGGATTTTCGAGCCACCAGATCATTCCGCGCCGCCGAACCCCTGCGGCTTGGTTGGCACCCGGCTCCTGTCCGGAAAGGAAAGACCTTCGGCTACGGGCGCCACCGAAGCGGTTTTGAGCAGCGGGGATCGCGGCGGCGGCGGACGGCGGCGGGCCGTGCGGTCGGCCATCGATCCGCCAACGCCGCGTCCGACTATCTCGGTGATCACTCTCCTATCGCTCGACCGAGCTGCCGCGGCGAATTCCGTCCTGGCCTTTTGGAGCCACTCGTAGAACGCGGTCGCCCGCTCGGGGTGCTCGGCCCATTTGTCGGCGAAGTTTTCGAGCGGGTCGGTCGGATTCGGGATCCAGTAGCGGTTGTTGTGCCACAGGATATGCTGGTCCATGCCCGCGAGAATCACCGCGAGCGCTTCGCCGATCGTCTCTTCGCCCTTATAGGCGTGGGCCGCAAGGGTGGTGATGATGACCGAGATCGGCCGTTCGTCGCCGCCATGCTCGAAGGTATGGTCACGGTGACGCTTCAGGATCATGATAGCGGCCTGAAGCGGCGTTCGGACCTTGTAGTCCGGGATATCCTCGACGCTCGCCCTCATGCTGTCGGCGAGCACGCGCTTGCGCCGTTCGAGCGCGGTTGCCATCCGGCTCTTGAACCACTCGCAGTAGCCCTTGGGGTTCGAGCGCGGCCAATCGTCGGTAACGGTGGTGTAGGTCGGCCCCTCCTTGTCGGTGATGGCAATGGCGGTGAGTGTCCAACGCGCGTCATAGCCGCGGGATTCCAGGAGGAGGCGGGCGGCTTGCCCGTTCGGAAGCGCGGGCACGATATCCATATGGAATTGGGCGCCATCGGCATAGTCGAGCACCCAGCAACGGCGACCCTCGCGAAGCGGCTTGTTCATATTCTGCGCACGCCGATAGGCCTCGATCTCGGCGCCAAGCAGGGTCTTGAGCTGCTGTTGCGTCAGCGAGGTCTTGCCAAGCTTCTGCAACTCGCAGACGGAATCGACGTCATATTCCTCGGCGTCGTTCAAGGGCCGGATCGTCGTGCCGAGGCGAAAAGACCCCTGGACGTAGACCTTGGGTCCGTACTGTCGGACGGTCGAGGCGTCGCGGTGCAGCCAGTCGCCCAGTGACATGTAGCTCCGGTCGGCCTGCTCATACCGGCTTGGCGGCACGCTCAGTTCTTCGGCAAGATCCTCGAGGAATTCCTCGCTCTCGCGAGTGCGCGTCTGCTTTTCCACCATATGCCTCCAAGGTGAAGCCCACGGTCCGCGTATGGATAGTCGAACTGCGCGGTTGAGCTTTGAGGATAAAACGTGAACATTATAGCGAATCGGAGCGAAACACCATCATGGCAAAAACGCAAATCCCACAGAAAATTCAGGTCGCCCTCTGGACCAAAGCAGCCGGGCGCTGCGAATACCGCGGGTGCAACGAGGAACTCGTCGGCGACCTGATCGCCGGCCGCGTGGACGGTAAGTTCGGCTTCATTGCGCACATTGTCGCCGACAGTGCTGACGGACCGCGCGGCGATCCGGTTCGCTCGCCTGCACTCGCCAAAGACCTGAGCAATCTCATGCTGCTCTGTGCGAAGCACCATAAGGGCGTAGATGTCGACTATCTCGCGGATCATCCCGAGCCCGTCCTGCTTGAGATGAAAGCAGAGCACGAGGACCGGATCGCCATCGTGACGGGAATGGCGCAGGAGCGCGCCGCGCACGTCCTCCGGTTCGCGGCGGATATCGGACAGCGGGATGCCCTAGTATCGACGCGATCGATCTTCATGGCGATGCCGCCCGACAGGCACCCCGCCGAGGGACGAACGATCGATATCGAGTTGGCCGGATGTGACTATGCCGATCACGAAGCGAATTACTGGTCCGTCCAGCAGGACAATCTGCGCCGCGTGTTCGCTCGCAAGGTGAAGGAGCGCATCGAACAAAAGGAGATAAAGCAGCTCAGCGTGTTCGCGCTAGCGCCGCAGCCGCTGCTGATCGAACTTGGGCATCTGCTGGGGGATATCGTCCCGGTC
This genomic stretch from Gluconacetobacter diazotrophicus PA1 5 harbors:
- a CDS encoding nucleotidyltransferase domain-containing protein, coding for MVEKQTRTRESEEFLEDLAEELSVPPSRYEQADRSYMSLGDWLHRDASTVRQYGPKVYVQGSFRLGTTIRPLNDAEEYDVDSVCELQKLGKTSLTQQQLKTLLGAEIEAYRRAQNMNKPLREGRRCWVLDYADGAQFHMDIVPALPNGQAARLLLESRGYDARWTLTAIAITDKEGPTYTTVTDDWPRSNPKGYCEWFKSRMATALERRKRVLADSMRASVEDIPDYKVRTPLQAAIMILKRHRDHTFEHGGDERPISVIITTLAAHAYKGEETIGEALAVILAGMDQHILWHNNRYWIPNPTDPLENFADKWAEHPERATAFYEWLQKARTEFAAAARSSDRRVITEIVGRGVGGSMADRTARRRPPPPRSPLLKTASVAPVAEGLSFPDRSRVPTKPQGFGGAE
- a CDS encoding SAVED domain-containing protein, which codes for MAKTQIPQKIQVALWTKAAGRCEYRGCNEELVGDLIAGRVDGKFGFIAHIVADSADGPRGDPVRSPALAKDLSNLMLLCAKHHKGVDVDYLADHPEPVLLEMKAEHEDRIAIVTGMAQERAAHVLRFAADIGQRDALVSTRSIFMAMPPDRHPAEGRTIDIELAGCDYADHEANYWSVQQDNLRRVFARKVKERIEQKEIKQLSVFALAPQPLLIELGHLLGDIVPVTVHQRYREPPTWRWQADQPAITFQVGDYSGAPNVAVALKLALSATVTDERISAVLGEDVAIWSLTAENPHNDIMRRPDDLIEFKHQLRRLLDRIKAVHGENAVINVFPALPNSAAVEVGRVWMPKADLPMQIYDQNRAVGGFIPTLCIAN